In the Oncorhynchus nerka isolate Pitt River unplaced genomic scaffold, Oner_Uvic_2.0 unplaced_scaffold_1181, whole genome shotgun sequence genome, gttttgtacacttagtgtacacactcaaacacagcctggcacctactaccgtaccccgttcaaaggaacttaaatattttttcttgtccattcaccctctgaatggcaaaacatacacaatccatgtctcaattgtctcaaggtttaaacatccttctttaaccagtctcctccccttcatctacccgtctcctccccttcatctacccgtctcctccccttcatctacccgtctcctccccttcatctacccgtctcctccccttcatctacccgtctcctccccttcatctacccgtctcctccccttcatctacccgtctcctccccttcatctacccgtctcctccccttcatctacccgtctcctccccttcatctacccgtctcctccccttcatctacgctgattgaagtggatttaacaggtgacatcaatcaGGGATCAcagcattcacctggtcagtctgtcatggaaagagaaggtgttcctaatgtgtcCATGcacgtgttttgtgtgtgtgtgtgtattacactAACCCTCTcgtatgtatgtgtgcgtgcgtgcctatTTGTCTACTCTACCTACCCTCTCGTGTAGGGGTGAGTCCAGGTCCTCCTCTGTGCCGCAGGGGGACGTGTCTCCGGTCGGGACCCGGCTGACCGCCATCTCAGCGTGACCTTTGCCCTGCGGCCCCTTCATCCTGACAAACTCCATGTTGTTGTACTTGTAGAAGCCGAACGACATGCGCTGGGCCATCTTCGCTGCCACACTCACctacaagacaaacacacaacagggAGACTTGATATGGATCGTTTTGAATCTTGTCTTGTATTTCACCACAAACTATAAAGTCCTGTGTTTTTCTCTGTTAGTAATGTCTTGTCCACAAACTACAAAGTCCTGTGTTTTTCTCTGTTAGTAATGTCTTGTCCACAAACTACAaagtcctgtgtttctctgttagtAATGTCTTGTCCAAACTACAaagtcctgtgtttctctctgttagtAATGTCTTGTCCAAACTACAAAGTCCTGTGTTTCTCTTAGTAATGTCTTGTCCACAAACTACAaagtcctgtgtttctctctgttagtAATGTCTTGTCCACAAACTACAaagtcctgtgtttctctctgtaagtaatgtcttgtCCACAAACTACAAAGTCCTGTGTTTTACTCTGTTAGTAATGTCTTGTCCAAACTACAaagtcctgtgtttctctgttagtAATGTCTTGTCCAAACTACAAAGTCCGGTGTTTCTCTTAGTAATGTCTTGTCCACAAACTACAaagtcctgtgtttctctctgttagtAATGTCTTGTCCAAACTACAaagtcctgtgtttctctctgttagtAATGTCTTGTCCACAAACTACAaagtcctgtgtttctctctgttagtAATGTCTTGTCCAAACTACAaagtcctgtgtttctctctgttagtAATGTCTTGTCCACAAACTACAaagtcctgtgtttctctctgttagtAATGTCTTGTCCACAaagtcctgtgtttctctctgttagtAATGTCTTGTCCACAAAGTCCGGTGTTTCTCTCTGTTAGTAATGTCTTGTCCACAAACTACAaagtcctgtgtttctctctgttagtAATGTCTTGTCCAAACTACAaagtcctgtgtttctctgtagtaATGTCTTGTCCACTAAaagtcctgtgtttctctctgttagtAATGTCTTGTCCAAACTACAaagtcctgtgtttctctctgttagtAATGTCTTGTCCACAAACTACAaagtcctgtgtttctctgttagtAATGTCTTGTCCACAAAGTCCGGTGTTTCTCTCTGTTAGTAATGTCTTGTCCAAACTACAaagtcctgtgtttctctctgttagtAATGTCTTGTCCAAACTACAaagtcctgtgtttctctctgttagtAATGTCTTGTCCAAAACTACAAAGTCCTGTGTTTCTCTTGTTAGTAATGTCTTGTCCACAAACTACAAAGTCCGGTGTTTCTCTCTGTTAGTAATGTCTTGTCCAAACAAAAGTCCTGTGTTTCAAAATGTccagtgtgtttctctctgttagtAATGTCTTGTCCAAACTACAaagtcctgtgtttctctctgttagtAATGTCTTGTCTACAAACTATAAAGTCCGGTGTTTTCTCTGTTAGTAATGTCTTGTCCAAACTACAAattcctgtgtttctctctgttagtAATGTCTTGTCCACAAACTATAAAGTCCGGTGTTTTTCTCTGTTAGTAATGTCTTGTCCACAAACTACAAAGTCCGGTGTTTCTCTGTTAGTAATGTCTTGTCCACAAACTACAAAGTCCGGTGTTTTTCTCTGTTAGTAATGTCTTGTCCAAACTACAaagtcctgtgtttctctctgttagtAATGTCTTGTCCACAATGTCCGGTGTTTCTCTCTGTTAGTAATGTCTTGTCCACAAACTACAAAGTCCTGTGTTTTACTCTCTTAGTAATGTCTGTAAACTCCATTTCATCAAGACAAACATATCCAGTCTCCTTCTTTCCAAGGTCTTTATGTAATTCAAGCAGGTTAAGTTTCTCACAGCTTGAGGCTGATTTCACATTTTCACAGAATATTCAGAAAGACGTTTCATAAattaacttgattggagtccacctgtcataaattaaattgattggagtccacctgtcataaattaaattgattggagtccacctgtcataaattaaattgattggagtccacctgtcataaattaaattgattggagtccacctgtcataaattaaattgattggagtccacctgtcataaattaaattgattggagtccacctgtcataaattaaattgattggagtccacctgtcataaattaaattgattggagtccacctgtcataaattaaattgattggacatgatctggaaaggtacacacctgtctatacagtggggcaaaaagtatttagtcagccaccgattgtggaagttcttccacttaaaaagatgagagaggcctgtaattttcatcataggtacacttcaactatgaccgacaaaatgagagaaaaaaaatccagaaaatcacattgtagggattttaattaatttgcaaattatggtggaaaataagtatttggtcaataacaaaagttattGGAAAGGTTGAGACTTACTCTGTTGTCGTAAACCTTCTTCAGAGGAATCCCAGATAGATATCTATAGAGTAGAGGAATCCCAGATAGATATCTATAGAGTAGAGGAATCCCAGATAGATATCTATAGAGTAGAGAGACTTACTCTGTTGTCGTAAACCTTCTTCAGAGGAATCCCAGATGGATTCCTCTACTCtatagatatctcagatagataTCTATAGAGTAGAGAGACTTACTCTGTTGTCGTAAACCTTCTTCAGAGCTTCGTAGCGGATGGAACCTTGGAAGACGACTCCTTGGAACGTGTTGCTCTTATCACTGGCTACCAACtccacacacaccatctcccCCTCGCCTACCGTCATGTCACagaacacctacacacacagagagcgagagacagagcgagagacagagcgagaggacgCACACGTTAGAACAGTGATTCTCAACTGGTGGGTTGCGACCCAAATTGGGTCTCGGGAGGATCTGAATGGGTCACGGgtatctctaatgaacttatcctctgcagcagaggtaactctgggtcttcctttccctgtggcggtcctcatgagagccagttaactctaatgaactgatcctctgcagcagagggaactctgggtcttcctttcctgtggtggtcctcatgagagccagttaactctaatgaacttatcctctgcagcagaggtaactctgggtgtggcggtcctcatgagagccagtttcatcttagcgtttgatggtttttgcgactgcacttgaacataaatacaatttgttttgattttggaGAAACTTTCCAAGTTATTGAAATttcctggattgactgaccttcatgtcttaaagtaacgatggactgtcatttctctttgcttatttgagctgttcttggcataatgtggacttggtcttttaccaaatagggccagcttctgtataccacccctaccttgtcacaacacaactgataggcTCAAACCCATTaagtaaagaaattccacaaattcacttttaacaaaacacacctgttaattgaaaagccttccaggtgactacctcatgaaacttagggctcccgagtggcgcaggggtctaagaggcgtcactacagtccctggttcgaatccaggctgtatcacatccggctgtgattgggagggcagcgcacaattggcccagcgtcgtccgggtttagccggggtaggctgtcattgtaaataagaattgattcttgactgacttgcctagttaaagaaaggttaaataaaaataacattttaaaagctggttgagaaaatgctaaGAGCAAAGcggttatcaaggcaaagggcggctactttgaagaatctcaaatatattttgatttgtttaacacttttttggttactacatgactccataatgtgttatttcatagttttgatgtcttcactattattctacaatgtagaaaatagtaaaaaataaagaaaaacctttgaatgagaaaggtgtgtccaaacaaaCTGTTGACTGGAactgaatatatatttttaaataatttaaATAACAGTATTTTTAGAGTTATCAGCAGCCCTATTTAGTGGATTTGGCCGCTGTCGTCTGAAACCAACTTAACATTCTTCAAGAATCTGGGCAACATTTTATCGTCATACAATTGGTTAATTAAATATCAATATagcataaaaaattaaaaaatatttttctaTATTATTTTCCGCGATGTGAATATTAGGTCAGACAAAGTTCATGTTTATGTTTCCCGAAGCAGCGTTACGGAGTGTCTGTTTACAAGTATGTTTGCAGAGTCAAGTCGTTTAGCTGAGAAAGCTGATACCAGGAACTGAAAAGACCGGTTCAAATCACTGCTGTTTTATATTTTCACTGTAAAAACGTAGAGAAAGTCATCGATTTCCTTCCCGGGTAAAAAAAATCCATTTGTAACTGACCTCGTCTGCCATGAGGTTAATGCACTAGAATCAGGGGACTGCAGTAGTGGCTTTTTAAATGGACCGACAGCATcagggggtgtattcattagttaGATTCCGTTGTGAAAAAATGTCTGGTCTGTTGctaaaacgttttgcaacggaaaCCGTTTACTCTAACGAACCAACGGAAGCAAACAGAGGAAATTGAAATGAAACAGGGGAGGTTCctatctgaatttgtccaatagaaactctcgttttcaTTGTAAAACGTTTTACCATTTGGAGTAAATGTTTTTCCGGGTTGCAACGGAGACCGAATAATGAATACACCCCGGGTCACACTTCAATACACAGCCCATCTCCCAGGGGGCCCTTCTAGACGCCCCGGCAGTCAATCACAACCTGTCAGGTGCCTGATTGGGGAGGAGGGGATTGTGGGCGGTTGTCACGGTTACCTCCTCAAAGTTGTCAATCATGAAAAAGATGTTGGGGTAGCTCATCTTAGACTCCTCCCCTTTACTGTCCATGGCGTGTTTACTCGGCGACGCATACACTTGctgtgatgagggagagagaaaagagagaaagtaagggaaagagagggaccaggagagaaagggagaggaagggggagagagagagagaggaagggggagagagaggaaggggggagagagaggaagggggagagagagaagaaggggaaagagggacgaggagagagcgagaaagggtgagagaacgagagagagagcagtgaaaagagagaaaccaagagagcgagagttattGGGTCAGGTTCTGTAGAGGCCCATCTATCCATAGCTACATCAGTAAATACAATGGGATGTAGTCTGAAGAGTCCTGTCTCTTACCTGAGACTTCTTCCTGTGAATGTGGATGTCTCCTGCATCTGAGCGAGTGCAGACGGCGCACGTCACCACATAGTCCAGCTGATAGGAAAAAAAGAAAGAGGTTATGAACTTGGTTTTATTCAACCATATTCTGAACTAGAGTTTCCTGGAAAATTACAAGTGgcccagcggtctaaggtactgcatcgcagtgctacaGGCGATACTACAGACCTGGATTCATTTAACTGACAACTGAAGTCAGCCTGCAGACACCCgacctgccacaaggagtcgctagagagcGATCCAAGTAAAGCTCATCgctctctagcgactccttgtggcgggccgggtgtctgcaggctgacttcagtcgccagttgaacagtgtttcctgttcaacacattggtgcggctgacttcGGCGTCAGGCTGGCGGGTGTTAAGgagcgcggtttggcgggtcatgtttcagagaacGCACGACTCcaccttcgcctcccgagcccgtttggggagttgcaacgatgagacaagatcgaaattggggagaaaaaggggaaaAGATTTAATAAATAACATTTTTACACCCAAagtgtgatgggtgacaatattagctaTCACTATCAAGGACGTGTTATCCCGTGTGAATGGCGTGTTTATCCCGTGTGAATGGCGTGTTTATCCCGTGTGAATGGCGTGTTTATCCCGTGTTTATCCCGTGTGAAGGACGTGTTACCCCGTGTGAATGGCGTGTTTACCCCGTGTGAATGGCGTGTTTACCCCGTGTGAATGGCGTGTTTATCCCGTGTGAATGGCGTGTTTACCCCGTGTGAAGGACGTGTTTACCCCGTGTGAATGGCGTGTTTATCCCGTGTGAATGGCGTGTTTATCCCGTGTGAATGGCGTGTTAATCCCGTGTGAATGGCGTGTTTACCCCGTGTGAATGGCGTGTTTACCCCGTGTGAATGGCGTGTTACCCCGTGTGAATGGCGTGTTatcccataggcctatatgttttggtTTGAATCACAGCTAAAGATGCCCAAtaaaaattaagcacattaatccccTTTAGAACCAGTGTAAAGCCAAACTGGAatacacagacagccaaactggaatacacagacagccaaactgccAAACtggaatacagcacacagcagacagccaaactggcacacacagacagccaaactggccaaacagacagccaaactggcccacagccaaactggcccacacagacagccaaactggcccacacagacagccaaactggcccacacagacagccaaactgacacacacagacagccaaactgacacacacagacagccaaactgacacacacagacagccaaactgacacacacagacagccaaactggcccacacagacagccaaacacagacagccaaactgacacacagagacagccaaactggcacacacagacagccaaactggcacacacagacagccaaacacacacagacagccaaactggcacacagccagacagccaaactggcacacacagacagccaaactggcacacacagacagccaaactggcacacacagacagccaaactggcatacacagacagccaaactggaatacacagacagccaaactggcatacacagacagccaaactggaatacacagacagccaaactggaatacacagacagccaaactggaatacacagacagccaaactgacacacagacagccaaactggcacacacagacagccaaactggcatacacagacagccaaactggcccacacagacaaactggcacagcagcaaactggcccacacagacagccaaactggcccacacagacagccaaactggcacaAAGACAGCCAAACTgcccacacagacagccaaactggcccaCACAGGCCTGGCaaacacagacagccaaactggccacagacacacagacagccaaactggcccacacagacagccaaactggcccacagacagccaaacagacagccaaactggcccacacagacagccaaactggcccagacagccaaactggcccacacagacagccaaactggcccacacagacagccaaactggcccacacagacagccaaactggccccacagacacagacagccaaactggcccacagacagccaaactggcccacagacagccaaactggcccacacagacagccaaactgacAGCCaaacacagacagccaaactggcatacacagacagccaaactggcacacacagacagccaaactggccacacagacagccaaactggcatacacagacagccaaactggcatacacagacagccaaactggaatacacagacagccaaactggcccacacagacagccaaactggccacagacagccaaactggcccacacagacagccaaactggcacacacagacagccaaactggcccacacagacagccaaactggcccacacagacagccaaactggcccacacagacagccaaactggcccacacagacagccaaactggcctacacagacagccaaactggcccacacagacagccaaactggcccacacagacagccaaacaaactggcccacacagacagccaaactggcccacacagacagccaaactggcccacacagacagccaaactggcctacacagacagccaaactggcctacacagacagccaaactggcccacacagacagccaaactggcccacacagacagccaaacacagacagccaaactggaatacacagacagccaaactggcccacacagacagccaaactggcccacacagacagccaaactggcatacacagacagccaaactggcccacagagacagccaaactggcccacacagacagccaaactggcccacagacagccaaactggcccacacagacagccaaactggcccaCAGACAGCAAACTGGcccacagacagccaaactggcacacacagacagccaaactggcccacacagacagccaaactggcccaCAGACAGCAAACTGGcccacagacagccaaactggcctacacagacagccaaactggcccacacagacagccaaactggcccacacagacagccaaactggcccacacagacagccaaactggcccacacagacagcctggcccacacagacagccaaactggccagacagccaaactggcccacacacagacagccaaactggcccaaactggcccacacagacagccaaactggccacagacagccaaactggcctacacacacagacagccaaactggcatACACAGAAACTGGCAGCACaaagcacacagacagacagcaaactggccaaactggcccacacagacagccaaactggcacacagacagtgtgtcagtttcagacagccaaactggcccacacagacagccaaacttgACAGCCAAACTGGAAGATCATTTTTCACCATAAAAAATGCCCCTTTATAAGACAGCATTACACGCAGAAACACTTTGATACCAGTTGTTTCCCGCTAATTAATTTTGGAACATTTCGTGCTCATAGCCTCCTGCCATTTTGGAACATTTCGTGCTCATAGCCTCCTGCCATTTTGGAACATTTCGTGCTCATAGCCTCCTGCCATTTTGGAACATTTCGTGCTCATAGCCTCCTGCCATTTTGGAACATTTCAGCTCAAACTGGCCTCCTGCCATAGCCAAACTGGCCATCCTGCCAGCCTTGCCATTTTGGAACATTTCGTGCTCATAGCCTCCTGCCATTTTGCCATTTTGGAACATTTCGTGCTCATAGCCTCCTGCCAGGTGCATTGCTGCCATTTTGGAACATTTCGTGCTCATAGCCTCCTGCCAGGTGCATTGTTGCCATTTTGGAACATTTCGTGCTCATAGCCTCCTGCCAGGTGCATTGCTGCCATTTTGGAACATTTCGTGCCAAACTCATAGCCTCCTGCCATTTTGCCATTTTGGAACATTTCGTGCTCATAGCCTCCTGCCAGGTGCATTGCTGCCATTTTGGAACATTTCGTGCTCATAGCCTCCTGCCAGGTGCATTGCTGCCATTTTGGAACATTTCGTGCTCATAGCCTCCTGCCAGGTGCATTGCTGCCCTCCTGGCCATTTTGGAACATTTCGTGAACCTCCTGCCATTTTCGCTCATAGCCTTGCCattttggggaagatcattttgcTCCATAAAAACAATGCCATTTTGGAACATTTCGCTCATAGCCTCCTGCCATTTTGGTTTCCCGCATTGCCTCCTGCCATTTTGGAACATTTCGTGCTCATAGCCTCCTGCCATTTTGGAACATTTCGTGCTCATAGCCTCCTGCCAGGTGGAACATTTCGTGCCATTTTGCCATTTTGTGAACATAGCCTCCTGCCAGGTGCATTGTTGCCATTTTGGAACATTTCGTGCTCATAGCCTCCTGCCATTTTGGAACATTTCGTGCTCATAGCCTCCTGCCATTTTGGAACATTTCGTGCTCATAGCCTCCTGCCATTTTGGAACATTTCGTGCTCATAGCCTCCTGCCAGGTGCATTGCTGCCATTTTGGAACATTTCGTGCTCATAGCCTCCTGCCAGGTGCATTGTTGCCATTTTGGAACATTTCGTGCTCATAGCCTCCTGCCAGGTGCATTGCTGCCATTTTGGAACATTTCGTGCTCATAGCCTCCTGCCAGGTGCATTGTTGCCATTTTGGAACATTTCGTGCTCATAGCCTCCTGCCAGGTGCATTGCTGCCATTTTGGAACATTTCGTGCTCATAGCCTCCTGCCAGGTGCATTGTTGCCATTTTGGAACATTTCGTGCTCATAGCCTCCTGCCAGGTGCATTGCTGCCATTTTGGAACATTTCGTGCTCATAGCCTCCTGCCAGGTGCATTGTTGCCATTTTGGAACATTTCGTGCTCATAGCCTCCTGCCAGGTGCATTGCTGCCATTTTGGAACATTTCGTGCTCATAGCCTCCTGCCATTTTGGAACATTTCGTGCTCATAGCCTCCTGCCAGGTGCATTGCTGCCATTTTGGAACATTTCGTGCTCATAGCCTCCTGCCATTTTGGAACATTTCGTGCTCATAGCCTCCTGCCAGGTGCATTGCTGCCATTTTGGAACATTTCGTGCTCATAGCCTCCTGCCAGGTGCATTGTTGTCTTATATGGAGAAAAAAGCTGAATAGTTTGTCAACGTTTTCAGCAGAACGGTCTGATCTGTTCaatcagcctcattgcttttgaaaagttttttattttttatgctaGTGGTAATTTGGGATCTATTATATTCCACAACTGTCCCGAGActaatgtttggaatatttatttttcttacacagaataggtcaacttcTGTACTATGAGGAATAGtaaattgacataggctagttcTTTTGTTGTTCGTTAGGCCAACTCATCTCGTTGGCTGATGAAAAGGTTAAAAgaaaatgtggacagttcttccaacatCTTCAATATAAGGAAGCGCTCAACTGCGTCCCTGATGTggctgtcttcacttgtagcctgtgagaaggaCCCGAGATGGCTGCTAGAAGGACCCGAGATGGCTGCTAGAAGGACCCGAGATGGCTGCTAGAAGGACCCGAGATGGCTGCTAGAAGGACCCGAGATGGCTGCTAGAAGGACCCGAGATGGCTGCTAGAAGGACCCGAGATGGCTGCTAGAAGGACCCGAGATGGCTGCTAGAAGGACCCAAGATGGCTGCTAGAAGGATCACGTGACGGGCAATGGCTAATAAACATGTAGatatctgagagagccatgtgagtgggtcgggcctggttagtactgggacagcctgttcagggtcgggcctggttagtactgggacagcctgttcagggtcgggcctggttagtactgggACGGGAGACAGCCTGttcagggtcgggcctggttagtactgggacagcctgttcagggtcgggcctggttagtactgggacagcctgttcagggtcgggcctggttagtactgggACGGCCTGttcagggtcgggcctggttagtactgggacaggagacagcctgttcagggtcgggcctggttagtactgggacagcctgttcagggtcgggcctggttagtactgggacagcctgttcagggtcgggcctggttagtactgggACGGCCTGttcagggtcgggcctggttagtactgggGAGGGAGACAGCCTGttcagggtcgggcctggttagtactgggACAGGAGACAGCCTGGGAATGAGCTTGTTGTCATACCAACCTTCATTAAGATCAGATTCAGGTAAACACTCTCCTCCCAGTCGATGTCAGGTTCTCCTAAACCTGGAAGCTTCTTAGAGTCTCTCCTGTACACCTCCACATCTACCTGGAATACAGAGATATATACATTATAGAATCATATTCCACATCTACCTGGAATACAGAGATATATACATTATAGAATCATATTCCACATCTACCTGTAATACAGAGATATATTATAGAATCATATTCCACCTCTACCTGGAATATACAGAGATATATTATAGAATCATATTCCACATCTACCTGGAATATACAGAGATATATTATAGAATCATATTCCACATCTACCTGGAATATACAGAGATATATTATAGAATCATATTCCACATCTACCTGGAATATACAGAGATATATTATAGAATCATATTCCACATCTACCTGGAATACAGAGATATATACATTATAGAATCATATTCCACATCTACCTGGAATATACAGAGATATATTATAGAATCATATTCCACATCTACCTGGAATACAGAGATATATTATAGAATCATATTCCACATCTACCTGGAATACAGAGATATATATTATAGAATCATATTCCACATCTACCTGGAATATACAGATATGACAATTACACTGAATTATTCCACCTGCAATACACAACAACACCGCCCATCACTATCTAAACACTGTAGTCTCTTTGCTGCTGGCTTCCAGTGTGATGATCATATAGTCTGGTTGTATAGAAATGTCCTGATGCAGCACACAGAGTGCAGGTTACCCTGGCTATACTCCAGGACAGCTCCTTAGCTCAGCTACATCTCACCCTTCAACGACCCCCAGCCACATCTCACCCTTCAACGACCCCCAGCCACATCTCACCCTTCA is a window encoding:
- the LOC115117006 gene encoding LOW QUALITY PROTEIN: uncharacterized protein KIAA0930 homolog (The sequence of the model RefSeq protein was modified relative to this genomic sequence to represent the inferred CDS: inserted 2 bases in 2 codons), with the protein product MIITLEASSKETTVDVEVYRRDSKKLPGLGEPDIDWEESVYLNLILMKLDYVVTCAVCTRSDAGDIHIHRKKSQQVYASPSKHAMDSKGEESKMSYPNIFFMIDNFEEVFCDMTVGEGEMVCVELVASDKSNTFQGVVFQGSIRYEALKKVYDNRVSVAAKMAQRMSFGFYKYNNMEFVRMKGPQGKGHAEMAVSRVPTGDTSPCGTEEDLDSPLHERVTSFSTPPTPERNRPSFFSPSLRRKXPRNRITEMKKSHSANDSEEFFXEEDDEDLCYCQSNLRSRSLSGTGRSLVGSWLKLNHILEVRQKPILMT